From Echinicola soli, a single genomic window includes:
- a CDS encoding class II fructose-bisphosphate aldolase — MKLKHKLQGFTAQKRGLLATNFYNLETLQGVMKAASTLDEPVILQLTKSSIDYMGLNTAVAMGRAALKEYGVEGWIHLDHGGSVELVQACLDAGFDSVMIDGSELPFNENVKITQEVVKRAHKYGANVEAELGYVAKLGQSHEHQGFTTAEEAKTFVEQTGVDALAISIGTAHGFYKQEPKLQFDLLSEIAAATEATLVLHGSSGVSEEQLRKAITRGICKVNLATEIKNIFMKTLQQLLLENEEIDLRKVFPKATKEVTDLVSYKLDIMKNDK; from the coding sequence ATGAAGTTAAAGCATAAATTACAGGGATTTACAGCCCAAAAACGTGGGTTATTGGCCACCAATTTCTATAACCTGGAAACACTACAGGGTGTCATGAAGGCTGCGTCCACCTTGGACGAGCCCGTGATTTTACAATTGACCAAGAGTTCGATAGACTATATGGGGCTTAATACGGCAGTCGCCATGGGGCGTGCAGCACTGAAGGAGTATGGAGTAGAAGGCTGGATCCATTTGGATCATGGTGGCAGTGTCGAGCTGGTACAGGCTTGCTTGGATGCCGGATTTGACTCGGTGATGATTGACGGTAGTGAGTTGCCTTTTAATGAAAATGTGAAAATCACCCAGGAAGTGGTAAAGAGAGCACATAAATACGGTGCAAACGTGGAAGCTGAGCTGGGGTATGTGGCCAAACTGGGTCAGTCTCACGAGCACCAAGGGTTTACAACAGCCGAGGAGGCCAAAACCTTCGTCGAGCAAACCGGGGTGGATGCACTGGCGATTTCCATTGGTACGGCACATGGCTTTTATAAACAAGAGCCTAAATTGCAATTTGATCTATTAAGTGAAATAGCAGCGGCCACAGAGGCGACCTTGGTCCTTCATGGTAGCTCAGGAGTTTCTGAGGAACAGTTACGGAAAGCCATCACCCGAGGCATCTGCAAAGTGAACCTGGCGACTGAAATCAAAAATATTTTCATGAAGACCTTGCAGCAACTGCTGCTTGAAAATGAAGAAATCGACTTGCGGAAGGTCTTCCCGAAAGCCACCAAAGAAGTGACTGATTTGGTGAGTTATAAGTTGGATATCATGAAAAACGATAAATAA
- a CDS encoding amidohydrolase family protein, which produces MEKALEYGASFLSINTEIPFFDSIEGQQEVLKQLDSQYPNRIRFVTSFSTEGINEEGWATRAIEQIKRGLEKGASGVKIWKNIGMDLKDSQGQFIMIDDERVAPILDYLEKNHILLIGHQGEPKNCWLPLEEMTVDSDRNYFSGHPEYHMFLHPEYPSYQAQMEARDRMLERHPNLQFVGLHLLSMEWSIDQVATRLDKYPNLLTDVAERVCHLQLQAKERREDVRAFMIKYQDRIMYGTDVIDDGSFGDQGVADRFEHLWNFHWDFFATDKELEAPEFSGKFRGLNLPKGVLQKLFYTNAARVYGFE; this is translated from the coding sequence ATGGAAAAAGCCCTTGAGTATGGCGCTTCCTTTCTTTCGATCAATACAGAGATACCTTTTTTTGATTCCATCGAGGGCCAACAAGAGGTACTCAAACAACTGGACAGCCAATACCCAAACCGGATTAGATTTGTCACCTCATTTTCTACAGAAGGGATAAATGAGGAGGGCTGGGCCACGAGGGCCATCGAACAAATAAAGCGGGGCTTGGAGAAGGGAGCTTCCGGGGTGAAGATTTGGAAGAATATTGGGATGGATCTAAAAGACAGCCAAGGTCAGTTTATCATGATAGATGATGAGCGGGTCGCGCCTATCTTGGATTATCTTGAGAAAAATCACATCCTGTTGATTGGCCATCAGGGGGAGCCAAAAAACTGCTGGCTTCCTTTGGAAGAAATGACGGTGGACTCGGACCGGAATTATTTTAGTGGCCATCCTGAATACCATATGTTCCTACATCCGGAATACCCTTCATATCAAGCGCAAATGGAGGCAAGGGACAGGATGTTGGAGCGCCATCCAAATCTTCAATTTGTAGGCTTGCACTTGCTGAGCATGGAATGGAGCATAGACCAAGTGGCCACAAGGCTGGATAAGTATCCTAATCTTTTGACCGATGTGGCCGAGAGGGTTTGCCATTTACAGTTACAGGCCAAAGAACGCCGGGAGGATGTACGGGCGTTTATGATCAAGTACCAGGATAGGATCATGTACGGTACGGATGTGATCGACGATGGTTCTTTTGGCGATCAGGGAGTGGCGGATCGATTTGAACATTTGTGGAATTTTCACTGGGACTTCTTCGCAACCGACAAGGAGCTGGAGGCACCTGAGTTTTCCGGTAAATTCCGCGGACTTAATTTACCTAAAGGAGTTTTACAAAAACTATTCTATACCAATGCGGCCAGGGTTTACGGTTTTGAATGA